The following proteins come from a genomic window of Hymenobacter sp. DG25B:
- a CDS encoding copper homeostasis protein CutC codes for MNTRRLEICAGSVQSALAAQAGGADRIELCQNLEQGGIKPSYGTIQRVLSQLSIPVFVLIRPRPGHFCYDAEEQAIMVADIRQCQELGCAGVVLGALDRAGRPDLTCCRTLMAAAQGMQVTFHRAFDACADQFRALEDVIGLGCQRVLTSGGQRTALAGQKQLAALVQQAGGRICVMPGAGITPAIIPEVAQQTGAHEFHASAKRLVVPGPSAQASVFDTPVWETDAAIVAELTKQLGSCQPGRVLNRGPG; via the coding sequence GTGAATACGCGCCGGCTGGAAATCTGCGCGGGCTCGGTGCAGTCGGCCCTGGCAGCCCAAGCCGGGGGTGCCGACCGCATTGAGCTGTGCCAGAACCTGGAGCAGGGTGGGATTAAGCCCTCGTATGGCACCATCCAACGCGTGCTTAGCCAGCTCTCTATTCCCGTATTCGTGCTAATTCGCCCACGGCCCGGCCATTTCTGCTACGATGCCGAAGAGCAGGCCATCATGGTAGCCGATATCCGCCAATGCCAGGAGCTGGGCTGCGCGGGGGTGGTTCTTGGAGCCCTCGACCGGGCGGGCCGCCCGGACCTGACGTGCTGCCGGACCCTAATGGCGGCGGCCCAGGGCATGCAAGTCACTTTTCACCGGGCCTTCGATGCCTGCGCGGACCAGTTTCGGGCTCTGGAAGATGTGATTGGCCTGGGTTGCCAGCGCGTCCTGACTTCCGGGGGGCAACGTACTGCCCTGGCCGGACAAAAGCAGCTGGCCGCTTTGGTACAGCAGGCGGGCGGGCGCATCTGCGTGATGCCGGGCGCAGGCATTACGCCCGCCATCATTCCGGAAGTAGCGCAGCAAACAGGAGCGCACGAGTTTCATGCCAGTGCGAAAAGACTGGTTGTCCCGGGGCCTTCAGCGCAGGCATCGGTGTTTGATACCCCGGTTTGGGAAACCGATGCGGCCATCGTGGCGGAATTGACGAAGCAACTAGGCTCCTGCCAGCCTGGGCGGGTCCTTAACCGCGGGCCGGGATGA
- a CDS encoding N(4)-(beta-N-acetylglucosaminyl)-L-asparaginase, which yields MPTRRKFLTSSSAALALLSAGRSLGAPNPSPLAATGKPLVISTWDAGLAANLGAWHILSKSGRALDAVEAGVMVTEASQNCCVGLGGNPDRDGIVTLDACIMDDKFNCGSVAALERIKHPISVARRVMERTPHVMLVGEGAQQFAVAQGFPLEPQKLSPDAEKAYREWLKTSQYQPVVNIENTGNQKKPTDPVGGANNHDTIAMLAQDAQGNLSGSCTTSGMGFKMRGRLGDSPLIGAGLFVDNAVGAAAATGQGEDVIRMAGAHTVVELMRQGLSPKAACKAAVERIAKIKGAQARDIQVCFIAISAGGEHGAFALQKGFSYAVCDAANQQQLIQSEYLLK from the coding sequence ATGCCTACTCGCCGCAAGTTTCTTACCTCCTCTTCCGCCGCGCTGGCCCTGCTCTCCGCCGGCCGCTCGCTTGGCGCACCTAACCCGTCCCCGCTGGCCGCCACGGGCAAGCCGCTTGTTATCTCTACCTGGGATGCGGGCCTGGCCGCCAACCTGGGGGCGTGGCATATTCTTAGCAAAAGCGGTCGGGCACTCGATGCCGTAGAAGCGGGCGTGATGGTAACTGAAGCTTCGCAGAACTGCTGTGTTGGCCTGGGTGGCAACCCCGACCGCGACGGCATCGTGACGCTGGACGCCTGCATCATGGACGACAAGTTCAACTGCGGCAGCGTGGCGGCACTGGAGCGCATCAAGCACCCCATCAGCGTGGCCCGGCGCGTCATGGAGCGCACGCCGCACGTTATGCTGGTGGGTGAAGGGGCGCAGCAGTTTGCAGTGGCCCAGGGCTTCCCGCTGGAACCCCAAAAGCTCAGCCCGGATGCCGAAAAGGCCTACCGTGAGTGGCTGAAGACCAGTCAGTACCAACCGGTGGTCAACATTGAAAACACCGGCAACCAGAAAAAGCCGACCGACCCGGTGGGCGGCGCCAACAATCACGATACCATTGCCATGCTGGCCCAGGACGCGCAGGGTAACCTTAGTGGCAGCTGCACCACCAGCGGCATGGGCTTCAAGATGCGCGGGCGCCTCGGCGACTCGCCCCTGATTGGCGCGGGCCTGTTCGTCGACAACGCCGTGGGAGCGGCTGCCGCGACGGGGCAGGGCGAAGACGTAATTCGGATGGCGGGTGCCCACACGGTTGTGGAGCTGATGCGCCAGGGGCTGTCGCCGAAGGCCGCATGCAAAGCGGCCGTGGAGCGCATTGCCAAAATCAAAGGCGCGCAAGCCCGCGACATTCAGGTGTGCTTTATTGCCATCAGCGCCGGGGGCGAGCACGGGGCGTTTGCCTTGCAGAAAGGCTTCAGCTATGCCGTGTGCGATGCGGCTAACCAGCAACAGCTTATCCAAAGCGAATACCTGTTAAAGTGA
- a CDS encoding tyrosine-type recombinase/integrase: MATESQLPVIPSPPAAQVPDHLVKSTARYVESGLRGAANTVRAYAGDWKRFSTWCELHQLAALPAPVEALVGFLTELADAGKKFATIERHAAAIAKAHELAGVESPTADKKLKVLLRGIAREIKTRQKQAPAFSLESFKRTIKSIDVSVPAGLRNRALLLLGFTGAFRRSELEALNMEDLAFDDDGLVVTLPQSKTNQLGQAEEKAIFYSPDSALCPIRSLQAWLRVLERTEGPVFVSLRKNNQVTSRRMTTKYTNLIVQQYLGPQYTAHSLRASFVTVSKLNGADDSKVMNQTKHKTSAMIRRYTRLDNVRQHNSAKELGL, translated from the coding sequence ATGGCTACCGAAAGTCAGCTCCCCGTAATTCCGTCTCCGCCCGCTGCCCAGGTGCCCGACCACCTGGTAAAATCTACCGCCCGCTACGTGGAGTCCGGCCTGCGCGGGGCGGCCAACACGGTGCGCGCCTACGCCGGGGACTGGAAGCGTTTCTCGACCTGGTGCGAATTGCATCAGCTCGCGGCGCTGCCGGCCCCGGTAGAAGCGCTGGTCGGATTTCTGACAGAGCTGGCCGATGCGGGGAAAAAGTTTGCGACGATTGAGCGGCACGCGGCGGCCATCGCCAAGGCCCACGAGTTGGCGGGTGTGGAGTCGCCCACGGCCGACAAAAAACTCAAGGTGCTGCTGCGTGGCATTGCCCGCGAAATCAAGACGCGCCAAAAGCAGGCGCCCGCGTTTTCGCTCGAATCGTTTAAGCGCACGATCAAGAGTATCGATGTGAGCGTGCCCGCCGGACTTCGCAATCGGGCGCTGCTGCTGCTGGGCTTTACCGGCGCGTTTCGCCGCTCCGAACTCGAAGCGCTCAACATGGAAGACCTGGCCTTCGATGACGACGGCCTGGTGGTGACGCTGCCTCAGAGTAAAACCAACCAGCTGGGTCAGGCTGAGGAAAAGGCCATTTTCTACTCACCGGATTCTGCCTTATGCCCTATCCGCTCACTTCAGGCATGGCTGCGGGTTCTGGAGCGCACCGAGGGACCAGTGTTTGTATCGCTGCGCAAGAACAACCAGGTGACCTCCCGGCGCATGACCACCAAGTACACCAACCTGATTGTGCAGCAGTACCTGGGTCCGCAGTACACGGCCCACTCCTTGCGCGCCTCGTTTGTGACGGTGTCCAAACTCAACGGCGCCGACGACTCCAAGGTCATGAACCAGACCAAGCACAAGACGAGCGCCATGATTCGGCGCTACACCCGCCTGGACAATGTGCGTCAGCACAACTCAGCCAAGGAGCTTGGGCTCTAG
- a CDS encoding Fic family protein: MPWQPTFLPPSQELETRPVLKKLAAAHRALAELKGIAAAIPNEGILLDTLPLQEAKDSSAVENIITTHDELYQAELQLGESQAAKEVQRYTAALRLGLGLVQQYGFLSVNHLALIQQELEQNNGGYRRLPGTTLKNQRGEIVYTPPQDNDTIMALMGNFEAYLNDDTLSEVDPLVKMAVLHFQFESIHPFYDGNGRTGRILNILYLVLKGLLDLPVLYLSRYLIRHKAAYYHHLQAVRDTGAWEDWILYLLDGVEQTARESIVLIGEMRQLMQHTKQQLRAYKFYSQDLLNHLFRHPYTRIEFVQQELDVSRPTAASYLNQLAADGVLVKYRRMTANYYVNEPLFALLARE; the protein is encoded by the coding sequence ATGCCTTGGCAACCTACTTTCTTACCCCCTTCCCAAGAACTGGAAACGCGGCCCGTTCTGAAAAAACTCGCCGCCGCCCATCGGGCACTCGCCGAACTCAAAGGCATCGCCGCCGCTATTCCTAATGAAGGGATTCTGCTCGATACCCTGCCGCTGCAGGAAGCTAAGGATAGCTCGGCCGTAGAAAATATCATCACTACCCATGATGAATTATACCAGGCGGAGCTGCAGCTTGGAGAAAGTCAGGCTGCTAAGGAAGTCCAGCGCTACACGGCGGCTTTACGCCTGGGCCTCGGGCTGGTGCAGCAATATGGCTTCTTGAGCGTCAATCACCTCGCCCTTATTCAACAGGAGCTGGAGCAAAACAACGGCGGCTACCGGCGCTTGCCGGGCACTACCCTGAAAAACCAGCGGGGAGAAATCGTCTACACCCCGCCCCAGGATAATGACACGATTATGGCGCTGATGGGAAATTTTGAAGCGTATCTCAACGACGACACGCTCAGCGAGGTAGATCCACTGGTTAAAATGGCGGTGCTGCATTTTCAGTTTGAGAGTATTCACCCTTTCTATGATGGCAATGGCCGGACGGGCCGCATCCTTAATATCCTCTACCTGGTTCTAAAAGGTCTCCTTGACCTGCCGGTGCTGTATCTGAGTCGGTACCTTATCCGGCATAAGGCTGCCTACTACCATCACCTGCAAGCGGTGCGCGACACGGGGGCGTGGGAGGACTGGATTCTATACTTACTGGATGGCGTGGAGCAAACCGCCCGGGAAAGCATCGTGCTGATCGGCGAAATGCGCCAGCTGATGCAGCACACCAAGCAGCAGCTGCGGGCCTACAAATTCTATAGCCAGGACCTGCTCAATCACCTCTTCCGGCATCCCTATACCCGCATTGAGTTTGTGCAGCAGGAACTGGATGTGAGCCGCCCTACGGCGGCGAGCTACCTCAACCAGCTCGCCGCCGATGGCGTGCTGGTGAAGTATCGCCGGATGACGGCTAATTATTACGTGAACGAGCCGTTGTTTGCGTTGCTGGCGCGGGAATAG
- a CDS encoding gamma-glutamyltransferase family protein: MKLISALLALMAFPLSGLAQQTQKPPLHGKHWMAITGKPLAATAGAMTFQKGGNAVDAACAMLAATCTMWDVLSWGGETQALIYNPKTKKVIALNAMGVAPTGATCEFFKDKGYNFPPEYGPLAATTPGTPGGLMHMLANYGTLSLAQVLAPALEMAAGYPIEAQTANSIEKNKALIKQWPYSKKVLLTHPGQEREAPEAGEIFVQRDLLQTLAKLVEAEKAALKQGKSRKEAIMAAYDRFYTGDIAQEFVRGSKEQGGLITMQDLARWKPLEEEPLTVNYKGVEVYKLQQWTQGPAMLQALNILENFDLKGMGYNSTKYIHTVYQAMSLSFADRDFYYGDSHVAPAEPIQGLLSKVYARQRARLIQYQKNDPGIGPGDPYPFEGRKNPYRKLLKARGFELDTTKRNFAPKHDVGNHSAPAEYQDRLWRGTTTVEAADEEGWVVSITPSGGWLPACIAGNTGVGMSQRMQSFVLDPALNPFNVVAPGKRPRVTLTPSLALKDGKPFLAFGVQGGDTQDQNLLQFFLNVVEFGMSVQQASEAANFNTNQLLLSLGGTKTEDRKPKPGQILLNESTPEPVREELKKLGYTMSFDDRTSGPINAIYFDWQHGSLWGGSSNHGEDYGIGW, from the coding sequence ATGAAACTTATCTCTGCCCTGCTGGCCCTCATGGCCTTTCCGCTGTCCGGACTTGCCCAGCAGACTCAGAAACCCCCGCTGCACGGCAAGCACTGGATGGCGATAACGGGCAAGCCCCTGGCGGCGACGGCCGGAGCCATGACGTTTCAAAAGGGCGGCAACGCAGTCGATGCGGCCTGCGCCATGCTGGCCGCGACCTGCACCATGTGGGATGTGCTGAGCTGGGGCGGGGAAACGCAGGCGCTGATCTATAACCCGAAAACCAAAAAGGTCATAGCCCTCAACGCTATGGGCGTGGCACCGACGGGGGCCACGTGCGAGTTCTTCAAAGACAAAGGCTATAATTTCCCGCCGGAGTACGGCCCGCTGGCCGCCACCACGCCCGGCACCCCGGGCGGGCTGATGCACATGCTGGCTAACTATGGCACCCTGAGCTTGGCGCAGGTGCTGGCCCCGGCCCTGGAAATGGCCGCCGGCTACCCCATCGAAGCGCAGACGGCCAACAGCATCGAGAAAAACAAAGCCCTGATCAAGCAGTGGCCCTACAGCAAAAAGGTGTTGCTGACCCACCCCGGCCAGGAGCGGGAAGCGCCCGAGGCCGGTGAAATCTTTGTGCAGCGGGACCTGCTGCAAACACTTGCGAAGCTGGTGGAGGCGGAGAAAGCGGCCCTGAAGCAGGGCAAAAGCCGGAAAGAGGCCATTATGGCCGCCTACGACCGTTTCTATACCGGCGACATTGCCCAGGAATTTGTTCGCGGCTCGAAAGAGCAGGGTGGCCTGATCACGATGCAGGACCTGGCCCGCTGGAAGCCACTGGAAGAGGAGCCGCTCACGGTTAACTACAAAGGCGTGGAGGTGTACAAGCTGCAGCAATGGACCCAGGGACCCGCCATGCTGCAGGCGCTCAACATCCTGGAAAACTTTGATTTGAAGGGCATGGGCTACAACAGCACCAAGTACATCCACACGGTGTACCAGGCCATGAGCCTCTCGTTTGCTGACCGCGACTTTTACTACGGCGATTCGCACGTAGCTCCGGCTGAACCTATCCAGGGGCTGCTCAGCAAGGTCTACGCCCGGCAGCGGGCCCGCCTGATTCAATACCAGAAAAATGACCCTGGCATTGGCCCCGGGGACCCGTACCCGTTTGAAGGCCGGAAAAACCCGTACCGGAAGCTGCTCAAAGCCCGGGGCTTTGAGTTGGACACCACCAAGCGTAACTTCGCCCCCAAGCACGATGTGGGCAACCACTCGGCGCCCGCCGAGTACCAGGACCGCCTGTGGCGGGGTACCACCACCGTGGAGGCCGCCGACGAGGAAGGCTGGGTGGTATCCATTACGCCCAGCGGCGGCTGGCTGCCGGCCTGCATTGCGGGCAACACCGGGGTGGGCATGAGCCAGCGCATGCAGAGCTTTGTGCTGGACCCGGCCCTGAACCCGTTTAACGTGGTGGCCCCCGGCAAGCGGCCCCGCGTGACCTTAACGCCCTCCCTGGCGCTGAAGGACGGCAAGCCCTTTCTCGCGTTTGGCGTGCAGGGCGGGGACACTCAGGACCAGAACCTGCTGCAGTTTTTCCTGAACGTGGTGGAGTTCGGTATGAGCGTGCAGCAGGCCTCCGAGGCCGCCAACTTCAACACCAATCAGCTGTTGCTTTCCCTGGGCGGCACTAAGACCGAGGACCGCAAACCCAAGCCCGGCCAGATCCTGCTCAACGAAAGCACCCCCGAACCGGTGCGGGAAGAGCTTAAAAAGCTGGGCTACACCATGAGCTTTGACGACCGCACCAGCGGGCCCATCAATGCCATCTACTTTGACTGGCAGCACGGCAGCCTCTGGGGTGGCTCCAGCAACCACGGCGAGGATTACGGAATTGGCTGGTAG
- a CDS encoding helix-turn-helix transcriptional regulator — MGISRVQLYRKVKAVLGTGVTEFIQGVRLTKARQLLLTDELTIAEVAYQLGFSSPSYFSTSFKARYQVSPSEFRALHTTPSL, encoded by the coding sequence ATGGGCATTTCCCGGGTGCAGCTCTACCGCAAAGTCAAAGCGGTGCTAGGTACCGGCGTCACCGAGTTCATTCAGGGGGTGCGGCTAACCAAGGCCCGCCAGCTGCTGCTGACCGATGAGCTGACCATTGCCGAAGTAGCCTACCAGCTGGGCTTCTCCTCCCCCTCCTACTTCTCCACTTCATTCAAGGCCCGCTACCAGGTATCCCCGTCCGAGTTCCGGGCCCTGCATACTACGCCCAGCCTATGA
- a CDS encoding SusC/RagA family TonB-linked outer membrane protein: MKETRPIVRQALFLSLLTTAPLAFPGAVQAEAMRPRTADARRADTPISGRVTDEKGAGLPGVTVVVKGTTVGTSTGPEGEFTINAPENATLLFSFIGYKTQEVAVAGKTTFNLALAPDVTALNEVVVTGYQVQKKADLTGAVAVVKIDEVRDLPSSNPVRNLQGRVPGVNITTDGSPNGNAQVRIRGFGTLGNNDPLYVIDGIPTKEGIGQINQNDIESIQVLKDASAASIYGSRAGNGVIIITTKKAKKGVSRVDFSTFLTVQKPGQHIEMLNTQDYGRVYWQASVNDGITPNSPFYTFQSSTDANGSPVLDGVTVPEFLDAEKTMRTADTNWFDETQQNGIIQSYNLNVTNGGERGGMLLSLNYYDNKGTLKYTGLDRMTARLNSDYSFLNNKLKIGENLTLAKTRQSEVGIDYVRDRSSQLLAIVPVRTVDGVGWGGPVSGIADRDNPVRVLTDSKQNRSHSGRAFGNMFADLEVLKGLHLRSSLGIDYTLYKFRDIYKTYRAGYLSEANNRVTQNERFYGNWVLQNTLNYNLNLGDKHQLDLLAGHERISYNYESFFASRTNFASEDPDYVFLDAGAANQNNGGSGTAYRLASLFGKVNYSFLDRYLLSGTLRRDGSSRFGKDNRFGVFPAVSAGWRLSEEAFVKNTAPMVSDLKLRVGWGQTGNQDIADFASRGLYQSILGIQDPNFEYDRGTAYDIYGTNSNLPSGYRRVQQPNDQLKWETTTQTNYGIDFGLLDNKLTGSVDYFVKNSKDILVNLPYIGSVGEGGDKFVNGASIENKGWEFQLGYQNQLSSGLTYSVTGNLSSYRNKLTFLPAEVINAYGGNGQDVTRLGHSVNAVYGYVANGLFQNAEEVTSHATQTGAAPGRIRYEDLNKDGKIDNFDQTWITEATPDFIYGLNLGSSYKGFDLQLFMQGVQGLDAYNNVKFRTDFSFVSGENWGQRTLDAWSPTNTGSSIPASSLINTNNEGRASTYFIENASYLKLRNIQLGYSLPESVVSKVKLQGARVYVQGQNFFTIKSKELSTPDPEVTNYQYPIPVIFTTGLNISL; the protein is encoded by the coding sequence ATGAAAGAAACTCGACCCATAGTACGGCAGGCATTGTTTCTGTCGCTACTGACTACCGCACCGCTGGCTTTTCCGGGGGCTGTGCAAGCAGAAGCCATGCGGCCAAGAACAGCGGATGCCCGCCGGGCCGACACGCCCATTAGCGGCCGTGTTACCGATGAGAAAGGCGCCGGCCTGCCCGGGGTAACCGTCGTCGTTAAAGGCACTACCGTGGGTACCTCCACCGGCCCCGAGGGGGAGTTTACCATTAATGCCCCGGAAAATGCTACCCTGCTCTTTTCCTTTATCGGCTACAAAACGCAGGAAGTAGCTGTAGCGGGTAAAACCACCTTCAACCTAGCCCTGGCGCCCGATGTGACGGCCCTGAATGAGGTGGTGGTTACGGGCTACCAGGTGCAGAAAAAGGCCGACCTGACCGGGGCCGTAGCCGTGGTAAAGATTGATGAGGTACGGGACCTGCCTTCTTCCAACCCCGTGCGCAACTTGCAGGGCCGGGTGCCCGGCGTGAACATCACCACCGACGGCTCGCCCAACGGCAATGCCCAGGTGCGCATTCGCGGCTTCGGCACGCTCGGCAATAATGATCCGCTGTATGTCATTGACGGCATCCCGACCAAGGAAGGCATCGGACAGATCAACCAGAATGATATTGAGTCGATACAGGTGCTGAAGGATGCTTCGGCGGCCAGCATATACGGCTCACGCGCCGGCAACGGGGTGATTATCATCACCACCAAGAAGGCCAAGAAGGGCGTCAGCCGGGTGGACTTCTCCACTTTCCTCACCGTGCAGAAGCCTGGCCAGCACATTGAAATGCTCAACACCCAGGACTACGGCCGGGTGTACTGGCAGGCCTCGGTGAATGACGGCATCACGCCGAACAGCCCCTTCTACACTTTCCAGTCGAGCACCGATGCCAACGGGAGCCCGGTGCTGGATGGCGTGACAGTGCCGGAGTTCCTGGATGCGGAGAAAACCATGCGCACCGCCGATACCAACTGGTTTGATGAGACCCAGCAAAACGGCATCATTCAGAGCTATAACCTGAACGTGACCAATGGCGGGGAGCGGGGCGGCATGCTGCTTTCCCTGAACTACTACGACAACAAAGGCACGCTGAAATACACCGGCCTGGACCGCATGACGGCCCGCCTGAACTCCGACTACAGCTTCCTGAATAACAAGCTGAAAATCGGGGAAAACCTGACGCTGGCTAAAACCCGGCAGTCGGAAGTGGGCATTGACTACGTGCGCGACCGGAGCAGCCAGCTGCTGGCCATTGTGCCGGTGCGCACCGTGGATGGCGTGGGCTGGGGCGGCCCCGTATCGGGCATTGCCGACCGCGACAACCCCGTGCGCGTGCTTACCGACAGCAAGCAGAACCGCTCCCACAGCGGCCGGGCTTTCGGTAATATGTTTGCCGATCTGGAGGTGCTGAAAGGCCTGCACCTGCGCAGCAGCCTCGGCATTGACTATACCCTGTACAAGTTCCGGGATATCTACAAAACCTACCGCGCCGGCTACCTCTCCGAGGCCAACAACCGGGTAACGCAGAACGAGCGGTTTTACGGCAACTGGGTGCTGCAGAACACCCTGAACTACAACCTGAACCTGGGCGACAAGCACCAGCTGGACCTGCTGGCCGGCCACGAGCGGATCAGCTACAACTACGAGAGCTTCTTTGCCTCCCGCACCAACTTCGCCAGCGAAGACCCCGACTACGTTTTCCTGGATGCCGGCGCGGCCAACCAGAACAACGGCGGCTCGGGCACGGCCTACCGCCTGGCCTCCCTGTTCGGGAAAGTAAACTACTCCTTCCTGGACCGCTACCTGCTGTCGGGCACGCTGCGCCGGGATGGGTCTTCCCGCTTTGGTAAGGACAACCGCTTTGGCGTGTTCCCGGCCGTATCGGCGGGTTGGCGCCTGAGCGAGGAAGCCTTCGTGAAGAACACGGCCCCCATGGTGTCGGATCTGAAGCTGCGCGTAGGCTGGGGCCAGACGGGTAACCAGGATATTGCCGACTTTGCTTCCCGCGGCCTGTACCAGTCGATTCTGGGTATTCAGGACCCCAACTTTGAGTACGACCGAGGCACGGCCTACGACATCTACGGCACCAACAGCAACCTGCCCTCCGGCTACCGCCGCGTGCAGCAGCCCAACGACCAGCTGAAGTGGGAAACCACCACCCAGACCAACTATGGCATTGACTTTGGCCTGCTGGATAACAAACTGACGGGCTCCGTAGACTACTTCGTAAAGAACAGCAAGGACATTCTGGTGAACCTACCTTACATCGGCTCAGTGGGCGAAGGCGGCGACAAGTTCGTGAACGGGGCCTCCATAGAAAACAAGGGCTGGGAGTTTCAGCTGGGCTACCAGAACCAGCTCAGCAGCGGCCTGACTTACAGCGTAACCGGCAACCTGTCCTCTTACCGCAATAAGCTGACCTTCCTGCCGGCGGAGGTGATTAACGCCTACGGCGGCAACGGGCAGGACGTAACGCGCCTGGGCCACTCAGTTAATGCCGTGTACGGCTACGTGGCCAACGGCCTGTTCCAGAATGCGGAAGAGGTCACCAGCCATGCCACCCAGACGGGTGCCGCCCCCGGCCGCATCCGCTACGAGGACCTGAACAAGGATGGGAAGATTGACAACTTCGACCAGACCTGGATTACGGAAGCCACCCCGGACTTCATCTACGGCCTGAACCTGGGCAGCAGCTACAAAGGATTTGACCTGCAGCTGTTTATGCAGGGCGTGCAGGGGCTGGATGCTTATAACAACGTGAAATTCCGCACCGACTTCTCCTTTGTTTCCGGCGAGAACTGGGGCCAGCGCACCCTGGATGCCTGGTCGCCTACCAACACGGGCTCCTCTATTCCGGCTTCCTCGCTGATTAACACCAACAACGAGGGCCGCGCCTCCACCTACTTCATTGAAAACGCTTCTTACCTGAAGCTGCGCAATATTCAGCTGGGCTACAGTCTGCCGGAGAGTGTGGTGAGCAAGGTAAAGCTGCAGGGCGCCCGCGTGTACGTGCAGGGTCAGAACTTCTTTACCATCAAGAGCAAGGAACTCTCCACGCCTGATCCGGAAGTGACCAACTACCAGTACCCCATTCCGGTCATTTTCACCACGGGCCTGAACATTTCCCTCTAA
- a CDS encoding RagB/SusD family nutrient uptake outer membrane protein: protein MKSIKTCALVVSLLAVSFSCSDKNFLDVSPKGTLADEDLNTPANIEKQVIAAYSQLGNDVYRAPYTSMWPYGNIRGGDAYKGGGGTGDVDAFHFYETFTFNRPDIGNTDEVWFLLYIGISRTNDALRRLNAVSEAEMPNKAVRQGEMRFLRGHFYFLLKELFGQVPYIDETIPTADYGKVSNVALNNAQLWDKIAEDFRFAEANVPASQPEIGRVTKSAAQAYLAKTLLYAAYTQNESHAVTGTDQAKLEEVVRLTDEVISSGKYSLHQDFATNFLSSGDNGSESVFAIQFSRNDGTPKGRTQRGNELNYPMNPDYGCCSFHQPSQNLVNAFKTDAQGLPLFSTFNTSGNLSDSADFKKNTVDPRLDHTVAINSHPYKYDPSFVFRNSWVRVPQVYGYFMSMKETVLPSDPSFQKNPPFMSTSKNWALIRYADVLLWKAEALIELNRPAEALPLINQIRQRAQNSTAMLRQKDGQATSNYKIGLYPADKWTQDYAREALRFERRLEFAMEGYRFFDLVRWGIAAEYLNNYFTVEKTRRQYLQDARFTKGRDEYLPIPINQINFSKGLYKQNPGW, encoded by the coding sequence ATGAAATCGATAAAAACCTGCGCGCTGGTGGTTTCCCTGCTGGCCGTTTCCTTCAGCTGCTCCGATAAGAATTTCCTGGACGTATCACCCAAAGGCACCCTGGCCGACGAGGACCTGAATACGCCCGCCAACATTGAGAAGCAGGTTATTGCGGCCTATTCCCAGCTCGGCAACGACGTGTACCGGGCGCCCTACACTTCTATGTGGCCCTACGGCAACATCCGGGGCGGCGACGCTTACAAGGGCGGCGGCGGCACCGGCGACGTGGACGCCTTCCACTTCTACGAAACCTTCACCTTCAACCGCCCCGACATCGGCAACACCGACGAGGTGTGGTTCCTGCTCTACATCGGTATTTCACGCACCAACGATGCCCTGCGCCGCCTGAACGCGGTGAGCGAGGCAGAAATGCCCAACAAGGCCGTGCGCCAGGGCGAAATGCGCTTTTTGCGGGGCCACTTCTACTTTCTGCTGAAGGAGCTCTTCGGACAGGTGCCGTACATTGACGAAACCATACCCACCGCGGACTATGGCAAGGTGTCGAACGTGGCCCTGAACAATGCGCAGCTCTGGGACAAGATTGCCGAGGACTTCCGCTTTGCCGAAGCCAACGTGCCGGCCTCCCAGCCCGAAATCGGCCGCGTAACCAAGTCCGCTGCCCAGGCCTACCTGGCCAAAACCCTGCTGTATGCCGCCTACACCCAGAACGAGAGCCACGCCGTTACGGGCACCGACCAGGCCAAGCTGGAGGAAGTGGTGCGGCTGACAGATGAGGTTATCAGCTCGGGCAAGTACTCCCTGCACCAGGATTTCGCCACCAACTTCCTGTCCTCCGGCGACAACGGGTCCGAGTCGGTCTTTGCCATTCAGTTCTCCCGCAACGACGGCACGCCCAAAGGCCGCACCCAGCGCGGCAACGAGCTGAACTACCCCATGAACCCGGACTACGGCTGCTGCAGCTTCCACCAGCCCAGCCAGAACCTGGTGAATGCCTTTAAGACCGATGCGCAGGGCCTGCCCCTGTTCAGCACCTTCAACACCAGCGGCAACCTCTCGGACTCCGCCGACTTTAAAAAGAATACCGTGGACCCCCGCCTGGACCACACGGTGGCCATCAACAGCCACCCCTACAAGTACGACCCCAGCTTTGTATTCCGCAATTCCTGGGTGCGCGTGCCGCAGGTGTACGGCTACTTTATGTCGATGAAGGAAACCGTGCTGCCTTCTGACCCCAGCTTCCAGAAGAACCCGCCCTTCATGAGCACCTCCAAGAACTGGGCGCTTATTCGCTACGCCGATGTGCTGCTGTGGAAGGCCGAGGCCCTGATTGAGCTCAACCGCCCGGCCGAAGCGCTGCCTTTGATCAACCAGATCCGGCAGCGGGCGCAGAACAGTACGGCCATGCTCCGGCAGAAAGACGGACAGGCCACCTCCAACTACAAGATTGGCCTATACCCAGCCGATAAGTGGACGCAGGATTACGCCCGCGAAGCCCTGCGCTTTGAGCGCCGCCTGGAGTTTGCCATGGAAGGCTACCGCTTCTTTGACCTGGTGCGCTGGGGCATTGCGGCGGAGTACCTGAACAACTACTTCACGGTGGAGAAAACCCGCCGCCAGTATCTGCAGGACGCCCGGTTCACGAAAGGCCGCGACGAGTATCTGCCTATTCCTATCAACCAGATCAACTTCAGCAAAGGCCTGTACAAGCAGAATCCGGGCTGGTAA